A single genomic interval of Spirosoma taeanense harbors:
- a CDS encoding lipopolysaccharide biosynthesis protein, protein MLTKHSIIYFLGRGMPGLINFLALSIYTRLVLPEEYGSYALIVATVNLFNAVLFQWIRLVLLRYTPTCTSEDDKRQLNTTVLAGYLGSILLSAVLIGLFLYISGQKIPISYISLGVGLLFVQAFFEIGLDYYRSNLQPKQYSFAHFLKATLAIGLSSALAYFGYGATGLLLGLLIASFAAIAFYFKSFFTELTAKTGSFDSRAIRTHLTYGVPLTASSALTFIMDSSDRYLVKHFLGTASTGTYSVGYDLAKQTLWVIMISISLASYPLVIRALEHEGPAAANKHLKSNLILLLAISLPTAIGMAALAPQIAFVLVGEKYADTVAMLIPYIAIGAVLSGIKSFYLDQSFQLAQKTRLQLWSVGVAAFINVALNLLLLPRIGLMGAAYATLISYGAVLLLSYMLSLRAYKLPIPWEEILKILTASILMGAVILLFRSYGSGLWGLLFLTLLGGILYGSLLIAFKVISISFVTNQLKLKSKKNYA, encoded by the coding sequence ATGTTAACGAAGCACAGTATTATCTATTTTCTAGGGCGAGGTATGCCCGGCCTGATCAATTTTCTTGCCTTAAGTATTTACACTCGTCTCGTTTTACCAGAGGAGTATGGTAGCTATGCACTAATTGTCGCAACAGTCAACTTGTTCAACGCAGTTTTATTTCAGTGGATTCGGCTGGTGCTGCTACGCTATACACCCACTTGCACTTCTGAAGATGATAAGCGTCAGCTAAACACTACGGTACTAGCGGGTTATTTAGGCTCAATTCTGCTCTCGGCTGTTTTGATTGGCCTGTTTTTGTACATCAGTGGGCAGAAAATACCCATTAGTTATATTAGTCTGGGAGTCGGGCTATTATTTGTGCAGGCGTTTTTTGAAATAGGGCTCGATTATTATCGATCCAACCTGCAACCCAAACAGTACTCTTTCGCACACTTCTTAAAAGCGACTTTGGCTATAGGGCTAAGTTCAGCCTTGGCTTATTTTGGGTATGGTGCAACAGGTCTGCTACTCGGCCTACTGATTGCTTCCTTCGCAGCAATAGCTTTCTATTTTAAAAGTTTCTTTACGGAATTAACAGCTAAAACCGGCTCTTTTGATTCCCGGGCCATCCGTACCCATCTGACGTATGGCGTACCATTGACAGCCTCGAGCGCCCTAACTTTTATTATGGATAGCTCTGACCGCTATCTTGTAAAACACTTCTTAGGAACGGCTAGCACAGGAACATATTCAGTCGGCTATGATCTAGCCAAACAGACATTATGGGTTATCATGATATCTATTAGCTTAGCTAGTTATCCATTAGTTATCAGGGCTTTGGAACACGAAGGACCAGCAGCTGCCAATAAACATCTCAAATCCAATCTAATTTTACTTCTGGCAATCTCGCTCCCAACTGCTATTGGCATGGCAGCTTTGGCCCCACAAATAGCATTCGTTCTAGTTGGCGAAAAATATGCAGATACAGTTGCAATGCTAATACCATACATTGCTATTGGAGCTGTATTGAGTGGTATAAAGAGCTTCTATCTGGATCAGAGTTTTCAGCTTGCTCAAAAAACGCGATTGCAGCTTTGGTCGGTAGGAGTAGCTGCCTTTATTAATGTCGCTTTAAATTTACTGTTATTGCCACGCATTGGCCTAATGGGAGCAGCGTATGCTACATTGATCAGTTACGGTGCAGTATTGCTGTTAAGTTATATGCTTAGCTTACGTGCTTATAAACTACCTATTCCTTGGGAAGAGATTCTAAAAATTCTGACAGCTTCTATTCTGATGGGTGCCGTTATTCTCTTATTCCGATCTTATGGCTCTGGCTTGTGGGGACTACTATTCCTTACCCTATTAGGCGGTATCTTATATGGGAGCCTATTGATAGCATTTAAAGTTATTAGTATCTCTTTTGTTACAAATCAATTAAAATTAAAAAGTAAGAAAAACTATGCGTAA
- a CDS encoding acyltransferase family protein, whose translation MNLPILTVNTSITPDINRSDKLALIQLFRGLAALIVLLYHTSTLYATNLNHSVLNNSFKFGKAGVDFFFVLSGFIIYTIHQHDLGVKDRVYYFISKRLIRIFPLYWLMLIPKLLIKTYSALTILGALFLLPHPQSPVLNVSWTLSYELFFYACFSLLIFNKSSSLKYLLLSYGGFIFLYWTSGLLLGDVPKLLHSSHSFIISYHHTEFLFGLAAAYLFSHSLLTQFRYWLLASGLVLFVTASLYTVINVNQIALEQGVDLITRSEDLKTVTENYSYLFFGIPSFLIILGSAHIDKLDKWNVPTGLLFIGNASYAIYLTHSSLINAETLLLKSIWPHNLAITVLPIMLVALLFGMLVHRYIETPILNKLNHTIKRFKVARPTL comes from the coding sequence ATGAATTTGCCTATATTAACTGTTAATACCTCGATTACACCCGACATAAATCGGTCGGACAAGCTAGCTTTAATTCAACTATTTAGAGGGTTAGCGGCTCTGATTGTTTTACTATATCATACGAGCACATTATACGCTACAAACTTAAATCACTCTGTTCTGAACAATTCCTTTAAGTTCGGTAAGGCGGGCGTTGATTTCTTTTTTGTATTAAGCGGCTTCATTATATATACTATCCACCAGCATGATCTGGGAGTTAAAGATCGGGTTTACTATTTTATTAGCAAGCGCCTTATCAGAATTTTCCCATTATACTGGCTAATGCTAATTCCCAAGCTGCTTATTAAAACATACAGTGCTTTAACAATACTTGGCGCCCTATTTTTACTTCCTCATCCTCAATCTCCAGTGCTTAATGTAAGTTGGACTCTGAGCTACGAGCTTTTTTTTTACGCCTGTTTTAGTCTCTTGATCTTCAATAAATCAAGTAGCCTTAAATACTTACTTCTTAGCTATGGGGGTTTTATTTTCTTATATTGGACAAGTGGTCTGCTTCTAGGCGATGTACCAAAATTACTTCACTCATCACATAGTTTTATAATTAGCTATCATCATACTGAATTCCTGTTCGGTCTAGCAGCAGCTTATTTATTCAGCCATTCTTTACTTACACAGTTCCGCTACTGGCTATTGGCAAGCGGCCTAGTTTTGTTTGTTACGGCTTCGTTATATACCGTAATTAACGTGAACCAAATTGCTCTTGAGCAGGGGGTCGACTTAATTACTAGATCAGAAGACTTAAAGACAGTGACAGAAAATTACTCTTATCTATTCTTCGGTATACCCTCATTCCTGATTATACTCGGTAGCGCCCATATTGATAAGCTAGATAAATGGAATGTTCCCACAGGATTATTATTCATAGGTAATGCATCGTATGCTATCTATCTTACTCACTCTTCGCTCATCAATGCAGAAACGTTATTACTCAAGTCTATCTGGCCTCATAATCTAGCAATAACCGTGTTGCCAATTATGCTAGTAGCACTACTTTTTGGTATGCTCGTTCACAGATATATCGAAACACCTATACTTAATAAGCTGAATCATACTATTAAACGGTTTAAAGTCGCAAGGCCGACTCTCTAA